The window AGGCATTTCTCTTCATCTCGAATGAAGGAATCTCAATTGTAGGACACGCAGCGAGGATGGGGCTTCCTGTACCGAAGAAATTACAGGACATGGTGCATAGTCTTAAAAATCAATAATTAGTTTAACCTCAACGCCCGGCGAATGATCGTCGGGTTATTTTTATGCCTCCGAAGGTGGCCAAAAGTGCCGGTTTTGTCTGCTGTTCCATGAAGGGAGATGTTGAAATGAGCAAGGAAGAAGGACTTGGGGAAGTGACGTATCAGATGGTGATGCGTGCTTCATGGAAAATGCTGCAGAGCGAACTTTTGTCAGAGAACGAGTATATTGCCTTTGAAGCGAAAATGCGTGAGAAATATCGCCCCGTCATCGGGCT of the Selenomonas sputigena genome contains:
- a CDS encoding SHOCT domain-containing protein — its product is MSKEEGLGEVTYQMVMRASWKMLQSELLSENEYIAFEAKMREKYRPVIGLLFSDIGSLLCG